A region of Bacillus cabrialesii DNA encodes the following proteins:
- a CDS encoding RluA family pseudouridine synthase, translated as MEHFFIRKNITSAEDGMTVKEYAGELGISKRLLTDIKFGGGDLLINGEHVTVKYVLSEGDLLVVKFPEEQVSETLLAEPVPLDIMYEDEHVLVINKQPYVSSIPSREHPSGSIANGIIHHYQKNGVRATVHLVTRLDRDTSGVMLVAKHRFAHSILSSAQKNGLVKRRYTAVVHGRMTQAEGTVDAPIGRHPDSIIERMVTPDGQKAVTHFYVARATDGMTSVTLQLETGRTHQIRVHMSYLGHPLCGDTLYGGTRQHIGRQALHSERLSFIHPLTQESMTFHAALPQDMKELIKGENP; from the coding sequence GTGGAGCATTTTTTTATCAGAAAGAACATTACTTCAGCTGAAGACGGAATGACTGTAAAAGAATACGCCGGTGAGCTGGGAATTTCGAAACGTCTGTTGACCGATATCAAGTTTGGCGGGGGAGACCTGCTGATCAATGGTGAGCATGTGACGGTCAAATACGTTTTGAGTGAAGGGGATCTTCTTGTCGTGAAGTTTCCTGAGGAACAGGTGAGCGAGACGCTATTGGCAGAGCCTGTTCCGCTCGATATCATGTATGAGGATGAACATGTGCTTGTGATAAACAAGCAGCCGTATGTGTCATCTATTCCTTCGAGAGAGCATCCATCCGGCAGCATTGCGAACGGAATCATCCATCATTATCAAAAAAACGGAGTGCGGGCGACTGTTCATCTTGTCACCCGGCTTGACCGGGATACATCGGGTGTTATGCTTGTTGCCAAGCATCGCTTTGCCCACTCCATTTTATCGTCAGCGCAAAAAAACGGGCTTGTGAAACGCCGGTATACGGCAGTGGTCCACGGGCGCATGACACAGGCGGAGGGAACTGTCGATGCTCCGATTGGCAGACATCCTGACAGTATTATTGAACGGATGGTGACACCGGACGGCCAGAAAGCTGTTACTCATTTTTATGTCGCACGCGCAACTGACGGTATGACCTCGGTGACATTGCAGCTTGAGACAGGCCGGACCCATCAAATTCGCGTTCATATGAGCTACCTGGGGCACCCGCTGTGCGGCGATACACTGTATGGCGGAACGAGACAGCATATTGGACGCCAGGCCCTGCACAGCGAGCGGCTTTCGTTTATCCACCCGCTGACACAGGAGAGCATGACGTTTCATGCTGCATTGCCTCAAGATATGAAAGAACTGATAAAAGGAGAGAATCCATGA
- the prpE gene encoding bis(5'-nucleosyl)-tetraphosphatase PrpE, with protein MAYDIISDIHGCYDEMAALIQKLGYTIKNGVPVHEKGRVLVFAGDLTDRGPKSIEVIRFVAGAYEKGAVRYVPGNHCNKLYRYLKGNPVKVMHGLETTAAELEGLSKEERKAVSEQFMKLYETAPLYDILHNGELVVAHAGIKADDIGKYTGRVKDFVLYGDVTGETYPDGRPVRRDWAASYNGNAWVVYGHTPVKDPRKVNRTINIDTGCVFGNKLTGFRFPEIETVSVPSSLPYDESRFRPI; from the coding sequence ATGGCTTACGATATAATCAGTGATATTCATGGCTGTTATGACGAAATGGCTGCATTAATCCAAAAGCTTGGCTATACAATCAAAAATGGAGTGCCTGTCCACGAGAAAGGCAGGGTGCTCGTTTTTGCCGGAGATTTAACTGACAGAGGACCGAAATCAATAGAAGTTATCCGCTTTGTAGCAGGAGCTTACGAAAAAGGCGCAGTGCGTTATGTCCCGGGAAATCATTGCAATAAGCTGTACCGCTACTTAAAAGGAAATCCGGTAAAAGTGATGCACGGTCTGGAAACAACAGCGGCGGAGCTTGAAGGACTTTCTAAAGAAGAAAGAAAAGCGGTCAGCGAACAGTTTATGAAGCTGTACGAAACGGCCCCGCTTTACGACATCTTACATAACGGAGAATTAGTTGTCGCCCATGCTGGCATAAAGGCTGACGATATCGGCAAATATACCGGCAGAGTGAAAGACTTTGTGCTTTACGGCGATGTGACAGGTGAAACGTATCCGGACGGCAGGCCCGTCAGACGAGATTGGGCGGCATCCTATAACGGCAATGCTTGGGTGGTATACGGCCATACACCTGTGAAAGATCCCCGGAAAGTCAATCGCACCATCAACATTGATACAGGCTGCGTGTTCGGAAATAAACTGACAGGCTTTCGCTTTCCAGAAATAGAGACCGTCTCCGTCCCAAGCTCCCTCCCTTACGACGAATCAAGATTTCGCCCCATATAA
- a CDS encoding monovalent cation:proton antiporter family protein, translating to MAHTSVASLVVVLIVAFLTPILLHRFKLSIPVVVAEIIMGLIIGKSGLNLVVEGDTWLQTLSMLGFIFLMFLSGLEIDFSSFEKGKKKQLLPNGKEAPNTFAAASIIFAGIFILSLLLSYGFVLAGFIQNAFLMTLIISTISLGVVVPTLKEERIMNSNIGQVILLVAVIADLATMILLAVFSSLYGEDSGNMWLLMILFAAGVVLYFFGRVFKHRSFVQSMSKGTIQIGTRAIFTLIIVLVALSESLGAENILGAFLAGVLVSLLSPNKELVQQLDSFGYGFLIPIFFVMVGVKLDVWTLFQDPKILIMIPLLLLALLVSKIIPVLYLKKWYDNRTILASGFLLTSTLSLVIAAATIGQQLHVISANMSGALTLVAVIASIFTPVFFKKLYKREEQPEEKKTIAFIGANQMTLPVTLELPEEEYDVRVVHVYQENAEEKLSESVFTVETISDYEPETLDSLGIFDADILVVATGNEDMNADIALLAKEKGTERVIASVGSPENEAALKEQGISIFSILLSTKTLLRALIEAPGVMKLLTNQESSLYQINMENSKYDGVILREFPLTGDVIFVRIFRGVDSIVPHGDTRLKLGDRLIVTGSRGYVTDLKKTLEG from the coding sequence ATGGCACATACATCTGTCGCATCTTTAGTTGTTGTACTTATCGTTGCATTTTTAACACCCATCCTTCTGCATCGGTTTAAACTCAGCATCCCGGTTGTTGTTGCTGAAATCATTATGGGGCTGATTATTGGAAAAAGCGGCCTTAATTTAGTTGTGGAGGGTGATACATGGCTACAGACGCTCTCTATGCTCGGATTTATCTTTTTAATGTTTTTAAGCGGGCTTGAAATTGATTTTTCATCATTTGAGAAAGGAAAGAAAAAGCAGCTTTTGCCAAACGGCAAGGAAGCGCCTAATACGTTTGCGGCGGCATCTATTATTTTTGCCGGTATTTTTATTTTATCATTGCTGCTGTCCTATGGGTTTGTCCTGGCGGGATTTATCCAAAATGCTTTTTTAATGACGCTTATTATTTCAACGATTTCGTTAGGTGTTGTCGTTCCAACGTTAAAAGAAGAACGGATTATGAATTCAAATATCGGGCAGGTTATTTTGCTCGTTGCTGTTATTGCTGATTTGGCCACGATGATTCTTCTTGCTGTTTTTTCTTCTTTATACGGGGAGGACAGCGGAAACATGTGGCTCCTGATGATCCTGTTCGCTGCCGGAGTGGTGCTTTACTTTTTCGGCCGGGTCTTTAAACATCGCTCTTTTGTTCAATCCATGTCAAAAGGGACGATCCAGATCGGGACGCGTGCCATTTTTACGTTAATTATCGTACTTGTTGCCCTGTCTGAATCACTCGGGGCGGAAAATATTCTCGGCGCTTTCTTGGCGGGGGTTCTCGTTTCCCTTCTTTCGCCAAACAAAGAGCTTGTTCAGCAGCTGGATTCATTCGGCTACGGGTTCTTAATTCCGATTTTCTTTGTGATGGTCGGTGTGAAGCTGGATGTTTGGACCCTTTTCCAAGATCCGAAAATTTTAATTATGATTCCCCTTCTGCTTTTGGCGCTGTTAGTCAGCAAAATCATTCCTGTCCTGTACTTGAAGAAATGGTATGATAACCGAACCATTTTGGCGTCTGGTTTCCTTTTGACATCAACGCTTTCGCTTGTGATTGCCGCAGCGACAATCGGCCAGCAGCTTCACGTGATCAGCGCAAATATGTCAGGAGCGCTGACGTTAGTCGCCGTCATAGCCAGTATTTTTACGCCGGTCTTCTTTAAAAAATTGTACAAACGGGAAGAGCAGCCGGAGGAGAAAAAGACGATTGCGTTTATCGGCGCAAACCAAATGACATTGCCTGTCACTCTTGAACTGCCGGAGGAAGAGTATGACGTGCGTGTTGTGCACGTCTACCAAGAGAATGCGGAGGAAAAGCTGTCAGAATCAGTGTTTACGGTTGAAACGATTTCTGATTATGAGCCCGAAACCCTAGACTCGCTCGGCATTTTTGATGCGGATATCCTTGTTGTCGCGACAGGGAATGAAGACATGAATGCTGACATTGCATTACTTGCAAAAGAAAAAGGCACAGAAAGAGTGATTGCCAGTGTCGGATCACCTGAGAATGAAGCAGCTTTGAAGGAGCAGGGAATCAGCATCTTTTCTATTCTGCTGTCGACAAAAACGCTGCTTCGGGCGCTGATAGAAGCGCCTGGCGTTATGAAGCTGCTCACGAACCAGGAGTCTTCGCTGTATCAAATTAATATGGAAAACAGCAAATATGACGGTGTCATTTTGCGGGAATTCCCTTTAACAGGCGACGTCATCTTTGTCAGGATTTTCAGAGGTGTCGACAGTATCGTTCCTCATGGGGATACAAGGCTGAAACTGGGAGACCGCTTAATTGTCACCGGATCCCGGGGGTATGTAACGGATCTTAAGAAAACATTGGAAGGATAA
- the tenA gene encoding thiaminase II has protein sequence MKFSEECRSAAAEWWEGSFVHPFVQGIGEGTLPIDRFKYYVLQDSYYLTHFAKVQSFGAAYAKDLYTTGRMASHAQGTYEAEMALHREFAELLEISEEERKSFKPSPTAYSYTSHMYRSVLSGNFAEILAALLPCYWLYYEVGEKLLTCDPGHPIYQKWISTYGGDWFKQQVEEQINRFDELAENSTEEVRAKMKENFVISSFYEYQFWGMAYQKEGWSDSGIKEVEECGASRHN, from the coding sequence GTGAAGTTTTCAGAAGAATGCCGCAGTGCAGCCGCAGAATGGTGGGAAGGGAGCTTTGTTCATCCGTTCGTTCAGGGAATCGGTGAAGGAACGCTTCCGATTGACCGTTTTAAATACTATGTGCTTCAGGATTCTTATTATTTAACGCATTTTGCGAAGGTGCAATCGTTCGGCGCCGCTTATGCGAAGGATCTTTATACAACGGGACGGATGGCGAGCCACGCCCAAGGTACATATGAGGCGGAAATGGCGCTTCATCGTGAGTTTGCGGAGCTGTTGGAAATCAGTGAGGAAGAGCGTAAGTCGTTTAAACCGTCTCCCACAGCATACTCTTATACATCCCATATGTACCGTTCGGTTTTGAGCGGGAATTTTGCTGAGATCTTAGCGGCCCTGCTGCCATGCTACTGGCTGTATTACGAGGTTGGCGAGAAATTGCTGACATGTGATCCTGGGCATCCGATTTATCAGAAGTGGATCAGCACATATGGCGGTGACTGGTTCAAACAGCAGGTTGAAGAGCAAATCAATCGCTTTGATGAGCTGGCGGAAAACAGCACGGAGGAAGTGCGCGCCAAGATGAAAGAGAATTTTGTTATTTCCAGCTTCTATGAGTATCAATTTTGGGGAATGGCCTATCAAAAAGAAGGCTGGTCTGACAGCGGCATAAAAGAGGTGGAGGAATGTGGAGCTTCACGCCATAACTGA
- the tenI gene encoding thiazole tautomerase TenI — MELHAITDDCKPVEKLAKAIIAIQNEVDFIHIRERSKSAADILKLLELISEGGVDKRKLVMNGRVDIALFSTIHRVQLPSSSFSPTQVRARFPHLHIGRSVHSLEEAVQAEKEDADYVLFGHVFETDCKKGLEGRGVSLLSDIKQRTSIPVIAIGGMTPDRLRDVKQAGADGIAAMSGIFSSADPLEAARQYSRKLKEMRYEKAL, encoded by the coding sequence GTGGAGCTTCACGCCATAACTGATGACTGCAAGCCGGTTGAAAAGTTAGCGAAAGCAATTATAGCGATTCAGAATGAAGTTGATTTTATTCACATTCGGGAACGGTCAAAATCGGCGGCTGACATTTTGAAACTGCTTGAGCTTATTTCTGAAGGCGGGGTAGATAAACGAAAACTGGTTATGAATGGGCGAGTGGATATTGCGCTTTTTTCTACAATTCATCGCGTGCAGCTGCCAAGCAGCAGCTTTTCGCCAACGCAGGTCAGAGCCAGGTTTCCTCACCTTCATATCGGTCGGTCGGTGCATTCACTGGAGGAAGCGGTTCAAGCAGAGAAGGAAGACGCAGACTACGTGCTGTTCGGCCATGTGTTTGAAACAGATTGTAAAAAGGGACTTGAGGGCAGAGGCGTGTCTTTGCTGTCAGATATCAAACAGCGGACTTCCATCCCGGTTATTGCGATCGGCGGAATGACGCCGGATAGATTAAGAGACGTAAAACAAGCAGGAGCAGACGGCATCGCAGCTATGTCAGGAATTTTTTCTTCCGCTGATCCTTTGGAAGCTGCCAGACAATATTCCCGTAAGCTAAAGGAGATGCGCTATGAAAAGGCATTATGA
- the thiO gene encoding glycine oxidase ThiO produces the protein MKRHYDAVVIGGGIIGSAIAYHLAKENKSIALFESGTIGGRTTSAAAGMLGAHAECEERDAFFDFAMYSQRLYKGLREELYTLSGIDIRQHNGGMFKLAFSEEDVLRLRKMDDLDSVSWHTKDEVLDKEPYTSGDIFGASFIQDDVHVEPYFVCKAYAKAARALGAEIFEHTPVLHVERDGEGLSTETPNGTVWADHVAVASGVWSGMFFKQLGLNNSFFPVKGECLSVWNDDIPLTKTLYHDHCYIVPRKSGRLVVGATMKPGDWSEKPDLGGLESVMKKAKTMLPAIQNMKVDRFWAGLRPGTKDGKPYIGRHPEDRRIVFAAGHFRNGILLAPATGALISDLILNKEANQDWLHAFRIDRKEAVQI, from the coding sequence ATGAAAAGGCATTATGATGCAGTTGTCATTGGAGGCGGAATTATCGGTTCCGCGATTGCTTATCATTTGGCAAAGGAAAACAAAAGCATCGCATTGTTTGAAAGCGGAACAATTGGCGGCAGAACAACAAGTGCCGCTGCCGGAATGCTGGGTGCCCACGCTGAGTGCGAGGAACGTGATGCGTTTTTTGATTTCGCCATGTACAGCCAGCGTCTGTACAAAGGTCTCCGTGAAGAGCTTTACACATTATCCGGTATTGATATCAGGCAGCATAACGGCGGTATGTTTAAGCTTGCGTTTTCTGAAGAAGATGTGCTGCGGCTGAGGAAGATGGATGACTTGGATTCTGTCAGCTGGCATACAAAAGATGAAGTGTTAGATAAAGAGCCGTATACGTCTGGTGACATTTTTGGTGCATCCTTTATTCAGGATGATGTGCATGTTGAGCCTTATTTTGTCTGCAAGGCATATGCAAAAGCAGCGAGAGCGCTTGGGGCTGAAATTTTTGAGCATACGCCCGTCCTGCATGTTGAACGTGACGGTGAAGGGCTGTCCACCGAGACACCGAATGGTACCGTATGGGCGGATCATGTCGCGGTTGCCAGCGGGGTGTGGAGCGGGATGTTTTTTAAACAGCTCGGGCTGAACAATTCATTTTTCCCTGTAAAAGGGGAGTGCCTGTCCGTTTGGAATGATGATATACCGCTGACAAAAACGCTTTACCATGACCATTGCTATATCGTACCGAGAAAAAGCGGCAGACTGGTTGTCGGCGCAACGATGAAGCCGGGTGATTGGAGTGAAAAACCGGATCTTGGCGGACTGGAATCGGTTATGAAAAAAGCAAAAACAATGCTGCCGGCCATTCAGAATATGAAAGTGGATCGTTTTTGGGCGGGGCTGCGGCCGGGGACAAAGGATGGGAAACCGTACATCGGCAGACACCCCGAGGACAGACGTATTGTATTTGCCGCGGGCCATTTCAGAAATGGGATTCTGCTTGCTCCCGCAACGGGCGCTTTGATCAGTGATCTCATCCTGAATAAAGAGGCCAATCAAGACTGGCTGCACGCATTCCGAATTGATCGCAAGGAGGCGGTTCAGATATGA
- the thiS gene encoding sulfur carrier protein ThiS has product MLQLNGKDVKWEKDTGTIQDLLASYQLENKIVIVERNKEIISKEHYHEVELCDCDVIEIVHFVGGG; this is encoded by the coding sequence ATGCTACAGCTGAACGGGAAAGATGTGAAGTGGGAAAAAGACACGGGTACAATTCAAGACCTGCTGGCGTCTTATCAGCTTGAAAATAAAATCGTTATCGTTGAAAGAAATAAAGAAATTATCAGCAAAGAGCATTATCACGAGGTTGAGCTTTGTGATTGCGATGTCATTGAAATTGTCCATTTTGTAGGAGGCGGATGA